In Crinalium epipsammum PCC 9333, the genomic window TAAAGAAGATTTAGCTGAACAAGTACGCTCAGATTTGGAAGAAGTAATTCAACCCCAGATCAAAGCACTAATTGAAGAAATTGTGGGAATATCTGTAATTGACTTGTTGAGTGATTCTAAACTAGATACAGGTCGTAGTGGTACTATTGCTGTATTGGCTGATTCACCAGCACTTCGTAACTTGTAACAGATCGATCTTTGAAAAACTTTTTGGACTTTACAAAATAATAGCGAATCAAATTTTCTAGATTTTGAATATTAAATGGTTTGGTAACGTATTCATTACAACCCGCCAAGATAGCCTGATCTCGA contains:
- a CDS encoding DUF2294 domain-containing protein, which produces MEKPSVTRGQLERTLSQSIQALYRNELGHQPSKITCQIFDSKIAIILENSLTKPEQLLAENGKEDLAEQVRSDLEEVIQPQIKALIEEIVGISVIDLLSDSKLDTGRSGTIAVLADSPALRNL